A genome region from Triticum aestivum cultivar Chinese Spring chromosome 2B, IWGSC CS RefSeq v2.1, whole genome shotgun sequence includes the following:
- the LOC123047142 gene encoding uncharacterized protein, translated as MPDSRLLIPAFPPSSAEFPLPRPDNDMESVIGRISPSVRTSLWDGVIKLQKITVFVLAFFRSGEKIQDIVWPKTIEIEGRVKWGDFKKFLKDLRHSQNRSIMVISLCLNAGSLKDGLKGTKEVADKLKVNKRIGLATIEDDTCIYVCPGQKEIITVLQKYGFWEGASTVDTNQDSLIGFVVRDRISPVNTSKGEISIDKIQEIGGTHVEAQQVIYDQRSYPVHPLHVPVDDGIYFRPPPLVLAEQGAYPSCPPPGLLSHDFHARHPPPGLPGQGLHPRHPPHAPECQGVFHSHAPCARDQGFISHRPPNFAPGYLSPSTGHGNNNGSLHLRPPSGSAPGHVWPPMLHPRSGDDRYGFEGSKGFSRSSSTYYSRYDNGSGSRPRN; from the exons ATAATGATATGGAGTCAGTCATTGGTCGCATATCTCCGTCGGTCCGTACAAGTCTATGGGATGGTGTGATCAAACTTCAGAAAATCACGGTGTTTGTGCTCGCCTTTTTTAGAAG TGGGGAAAAAATTCAAGATATTGTCTGGCCGAAAACCATAGAAATTGAAGGAAGAGTGAAATGGGGGGATTTTAAAAAATTCCTCAAGGATCTTCGTCACTCTCAAAACCGGTCGATAATG GTAATTTCCCTGTGCTTGAATGCTGGGTCTTTGAAAGATGGCTTAAAGGGAACGAAGGAG GTTGCAGACAAATTAAAAGTGAACAAAAGAATTGGTTTAGCAACAATAGAAGATGATACATGTATTTATGTATGTCCCGGACAGAAGGAGATAATAACAGTCCTTCAAAAATATGGTTTCTGGGAAGGCGCGTCAACAGTCGATACAAACCAAGACTCGTTAATCGGTTTTGTTGTACGGGACCGAATATCACCGGTAAACACAAGCAAGGGAGAGATAAGCATTGACAAAATACAAGAAATTGGGGGCACTCATGTGGAAGCACAACAAGTGATATATG ATCAACGATCATACCCTGTTCACCCTCTTCATGTTCCAGTAGATGATGGCATATATTTTCGGCCTCCTCCTCTGGTACTAGCAGAGCAAGGCGCATATCCTTCATGTCCTCCTCCTGGACTACTAAGTCATGACTTTCATGCTCGGCATCCTCCTCCTGGACTACCAGGTCAAGGGTTACATCCTCGACATCCTCCTCATGCCCCAGAATGTCAAGGCGTCTTTCACTCGCATGCTCCTTGCGCAAGAGACCAAGGTTTCATTTCCCATCGTCCACCCAATTTTGCACCAGGATATTTGAGTCCCTCAACTGGTCATGGAAACAACAATG GTTCATTACACTTGAGGCCACCTAGCGGTTCTGCTCCTGGTCATGTGTGGCCTCCCATGTTGCACCCAAGGTCCGGGGATGATCGTTATGGTTTTGAAGGATCGAAAGGTTTCTCTCGCTCTAGCTCCACATATTACTCTAGATACGACAATGGCTCAGGTAGCAGGCCTCGCAACTAA